DNA sequence from the Oryza brachyantha chromosome 5, ObraRS2, whole genome shotgun sequence genome:
CTGGTGTACTAATCCACTGGCATTCTCAAACATTTTAGCTTATGGGAGTTATATTTCCACTCCTCAAGCACCTTTCTCTCCAAAATGATGTTAGACCGGCATTGTATGAAACATTTCATATGCCAGAGTGGTTCCAAAGACATGGGATCCCACAAATTGATCAGGCAGCATAAGTTTGGTCAGCAGGGCAGGATTATTAGGCGAAGGCTCAAAAGCTGCCTACACCTGTACATAATTTATTCATCCGGGCCCCTCCATATGATGAACCCATCGTTCAACACGAAGAATGCAGATCAGTGCTTGTATCGTAAATCTTAATATATCGTTGTATAGCAACCATTTATCGCTGACAGTTCAGATAATCTAACTGAGAATTATAAGGATCTTTGAGTTCCTGAAGTCctgtaaattttgatcaagGTTCTACAGCAATTGTTTAGTAGCATCTGTGACCCCCTTCTGAATCCATGCTGCGACTTGCACTTGTTCCTGGTTTGGACATGGTTCTCTTGCCTGGAGTAAATCTTATTGTCAGTCCTCATGTATGTACACCGTTTGTTTGATttcacattgaatctttgaTCGATCGGTGAGTTTGTGCTAATCTTAACAATTTAGTAGCAACATAACAAACAAATATCCATCGACACCGCAAGAACGTAGGGCAGTGTCTTCAACTACATTAATTAAGAGCATCAGATCTGTTAAAAACTTGAAACACCGTTTGCTTTCTATTGATGAGTTGGGTGAAGTACATCAGAGAAAATGGCAACTGTACAGATGCAacagggattttttttcccttctcatATTTACATGCACGAACAAGTTTGCGTTCACCTCGCAAAACAGGGTCTCGATGCCAAGGATTGCcctgaaaaaaacgaaaagccAAATCCTGGTGCAAATGGAACTTACAAAAAGCGATCCCTCCTGTGTACAGATATCGGGTTGACATCTCAACGATACACGTATGAAAGCCATGGATGCTGCAATGCCTCACTGGCTGTTGGTCTCTTTCTGGGGTTGATTTGTAACAGGTAAGAGagaaatttaacaaattttgTGTCCGGGCATTGCAAGCGACGCCTCAAGGAGGTCTTCTCTGGGATCAAGTATTCCAACTGATCCGTCTCCTAAAACAGGGAAGatatttggtaaaaaaattaatgacatGGCCTTGCGTTTATATCAAACTGGTAGTGACGGCGAACAACTGAGATTCTTGTACTAAAGATCATGCTTTATAATCATAATTAAGTTGATAACAAATAACTAATGGAGTGTCAGCCAGAAGTCTGGAGTTGAAACTTGAAATCTTATGTGCGGGTGTGTTCAAGTAACTAATATAGCCAAAAAGCCTGAGCTTGGATCGAGATCCACGCGAAAGTACATAACTTGGGTGCCCAATCACAGAATTGATGAAGACCTGCAAACCAGATTCCTAACGAAGACCTTGAACAGTTACCAAACAGACATTAACATGACAGGAACAAGGCTCTGAGCCTATTATCATTTCTTCTACCCACCAATATAACACAACTAATTAGATAAAGTGTTTTAGACTTTAGTTATCAGATATCATTTCTTCACAATTTAAGTTTTCCGTAACAAGATTTAGAATAAGACTTCACAATATCACACCAAGTTAATAAAAGAAGACACCCAACTGATCTGAGCACAGtccattaaaatattttaattaccaGTAGTACTGTCAGTGGCATTAAACTTTCAAAGCATGTAGCACAAAGAGGAtgcaaaaagagaaaaagtcTTGCAAATCATCCACTGGTCGTTGGTTCAAATAAGAGTTGCATGAAAAAGGAATAGACAATGTTGGTTTCTTAAATTAAATTGGTTTCTTAATTTTGAGTCTTAACAATACGTCCAGCACAAATCAGTTtcttaattttgagttttgacaATACGTCAAGAACAAATCGAAGGAAGTACACAAAAATAGCATGTACCTCATTCCTGTGGAACAGGTCATGGTCTTCTGTAAAGTACTTCTGAGTGTCTTGTCCCAGTGCAAGCATTTCCGTGTCAATCGGACCAATTGTCCCCATCATCCGAGCAAGAATTATTTGTACTGATTCATTAGGAAAGAGCACCTGTGATATGAATAAGAAAAATCTCAATCACATTATCTCTGCGAGGAACAAGGGAGCATTGGTTAATTGGCTTACAGCTAcaaaatacatttatatttCAGATTTTTAACAAAGGTGGTAATAACGATTTCTTCCATTGGGACTATATGAACAGAAATATGATGGTGATTCCCTGGTATATATACTGTTACTAGAATGTCATTTCTAGGGATGAACCTAATAGTTGTACAAGAAAGAACATTAACCACAAAATAAACCTTGACTGCCAGCAATTGCAGGATGAGTTAAAGGGCACAATAATTCATTTTGAAATGGACAGATCCTGGTTAGTATGTTTTTCCCTTCGGCCAGGCAAACACGTCAATTTCCTAGGTAAAATTTAAGCAAGTCGTGACAATGTCATATACTCCAGTACCGAACAGAATGGGCATTATTAAGTTAAGATGAAAAGTTGAAAACTTACTTCACCGGTGTACAGCTCAGCCAAGATGCAGCCGAGAGACCAAATGTCAATCTTCTGATCGTATGGAAGACCTAGAATGACCTCGGGGGCTCTGTAAGAACGTGACTGGACATATAAGCTTAAATTGTCTGTCAAGAAGCAACTGCTTCCAAGATCAATAACCTTAATTTCACATCTACTGTAACTCTTCATGAGGATATTCTCTGGTTTAAGGTCGCAGTGAACGATATTTAAATGATGCAAATACACCAAAGCTTCCAAGCATTGTCGGGCTATAGCCTGAAAACAACAGAAAATGTATGGTATTTCAGCAGGACTTTGTATGTTTTCATATAGCATAACTTAAtcatgctaaaaaaattattttagccTCCTACAGAAACATTGTCACAGAAGAATATAACCAAGGTTCAAAGATGATCAATGAATAAAGAGATCTTTCTTCACAACTGATTGTATTACAACTTCAggcataaattttttttgccaggATTCATAAAATCAAAGATAAAAATGACAGTCGCAAACAGTGCTTTCATGACAAAACAACAAGCGATACTCTCAGGAAAAAGAGAATAACAGTCAGACATACCTGTATTCTGTGCAATGAAAAGTACACTTCATCACCAGACTCTtggttatatttttgaaattcatACAGATTCGCCCGTAGCAATTCAGTGACAATGAAAAGATGTTCCTGGCAATTTTTTGGGCGACAGCATTACACAAAGTACAAAATGAGAATTCAAATGAATTTGGTATGTTGTAATAGTAAACCAAAAGATTGAGTTCATTGTCTATCACATACCTGATAGTAGAAAAAATCGTAGAGACGCAATATATGATGTTCATCATCAGGATCGtatttgtttacaaatttaagGAGTTTTATCTCGTCCAAGCTCTGGTCAAAGAAATCCTTGtcgttttttattattttcaggcAGACATCCATTCCTGTCCAAAGATCATGTGCCCGTACAACCTTGCTAAAAGCAGCTGAGCCGAGATACTCAGTGATGCGATATCTTCCGCCTACAACTGAGTTCATGACAATAGGGAACTCTTTGTTTTCCTCAAAACCAGTCCTACAGAGGACACCTATGACATTAGTTTATTTACAAGATGGCAAAAGAATAAATGAAAAGAGAAGTATCTAATGGTGAACCTGTTCTTCCGATGAAAAATTCTCAGCTCAAATACCTCATATTCTTCATGAAATTTAGAAAGTGCAAGATCAATATCTGTTCTCGCATCTTCCTCTATTTTAGTGGTTGTAGAATTTTGAGCGCCTGTATCTGTTCGTCCAAAGTCCTCTGTCTCATAAACATCTAGAGGGTCACCTATCTCAGGAAAAGAATGTATGctgtaactattttttagaAGCTCTTTGTCATCGACAGTTTTCTCGTTCTTAACAATGTTAATATCTAATTCACCGTTGCCACTGGAATCATGTTCAAGCTCAGGCTCTGCGAGAGAGAGTCACAATTAGAATGAAACCAACTAGGCCATAAGCAAAAATAGATTTTGCAACAGGTAAGTGAAATAAATTCTACCATCCTGAATTCAGTAACAACAAACTAAATTCCATTTGAACTTGTTCAAGGATTTCGTAAACTGCAAGAGTGAACCAAATTAAGAGTTCAGAAGTCAGAAGTACTCACTCTGAAGAGCATCTGCCATAGCCAAATACGGACTGAGCATCTGAAGCTCCTTCTCCACCGTACTCATATCCAGCAACTCGATATCTTCACCTTTCAAATCCATTGCTTGTTCACTTCTCAGCATGGCATCTCCATCCCGTCTGAACAGGAATGCATCTGCATTACACTCATCCAGCAACTCTGTCTGGTCATCCATGATCAGGTACCTCCCATACACAGCGGAGCAAGAATCCTTCAACAATTCATCACTCTTCCCCACTCCGTAGCAGCAACTGCAGGGCGCTGAGGAGCAGGTATACACTGCGGCATCAGCATTGGCTTTCCTGTGCACTTGGTGTCGGCCACCGCCATCTGCGAGCTCACGTGCTTCGCTCCACTGGGCACGAGAGTCAGCGCCAACGATGAACTTGTCCTCCCCGTCGCCATCGTCGCTCTTGTCGTCGCCCGATTTGCCGTGGAAAAGGTGGTCGTCGTAGAGCCAATTCTCGCCGAAGAAGAGGTCGGTGGTGTCGTACTCGCGCGCGGTGCCGAACTCCATCTCCGAGGACGACGCCTccgacggcgcgcgcggcgaccACACACCGTACGGATTCAGCAGCCCTGACATTAACGCAGAACAGCACCAACCACCAAACAGATTGACAACTTTTGGACcagaaatcaagaaaaaaaatactagtacCCAGAAAATTTGAAGTGCGCATCTCCCAATCACGCGCTGAGATCGAGATCATACTGTCAGCCACACGCTCCCGCTCTGGGGAGCCGAGCCCGAGCCGAGGAGATTTCTGGCGATGCGCGCATTGATGAAGCGAATTTGTTTACCTCCCGAGAGCAGCAAGTACCTGAGAGCGTGGAGCTCATGCTGACGAAGGagtcggaggaggagctggagcCAGCAGGGCTGGCGTCGAGCGCGCCACCGAGCGCCGCGTAGGAGGTGGGCATCCGCAATGGCGGCAGCTCCGGGTCGCCGGAGCCCGCGCCGTCACGACCGCCCCGATCGGCGGACGAACGCGCCGCGAGgacctcctcatcctcctcctcccgaaGCGCGGGCGGCGAACGCGCGAAGCCGTGCTCGGTGGGCGGGAGGAAGCCCATCGCCGCCCCCTCCGCGCCCAGCGCCGACATGCCCGGCGATCTCGCCCAAAACGCAAGCCTCACTCACGCCGCGggcccctccgccgccatccgcAGCCGAGAACGCGCAACGCCAAACACCAACGACGCGGCCGAGGCGGGCGGCAACGAGCAGAGCTTACTAGTAGTCTAGTACTACCACTAGaagcgaagaagaagaagcggtCGCACCGCACGGGATCCAACGGCGGACACGTGCCCGCCGCACGGGGTTTCACTGGCGGGCGGGGTCCGGCGGCCCCACGAGGcagcgtcggcgtcggccgggAGGGGAGGTCGCGGTGGTTGGTCGGGGTCGGGGGGCGATCCGACGTGGACACCGCCGGGCCGCCATTATTGTCAGTCGCTGTTGCGCTGTCCCGCTCCCCACCTGGCAGGTGGGGCGTTGTCCTTCTCGCGCTGCTTCGCTGGGGGATTCTCTGCGCTCGTGACGCCCCCGTCCGTCCGGCCGCCAGGCCGCCCGCCCTCGGCGTCCGATCCCAACCGCGACCCGCCCAGATCTGCTGCCTCCGCACCCTCTCGCACCACACCACCATTTCCAACCACAACCGCTTCCCCTAAAGAGTGAGAAAAtttacgtcaaatgtttgatcgaatattggaagaggttttcggacacgaatgataaaacgaatttcacgctagcctagaaactacgagacaaatcttttgaatctaattaatccgtcattagcacatattggttactgtagcacttatagttatggactaattaggcttaaaaaatccgtctcaagatttcttacataattgtgcaattagttttttggttcatctatatttaatgctttatttaggtgtccaaaaattcgatttgatgtttttggaaaaaaaaattaggacctaaacaaggcctaaatgaAATATGCATAGTAAATGCTTCGAAATTAGCGaccacgttttttttttattttcaggtataagctactccctccgtttcataacataagatgtttgattttttacatgtaatgtttgatcatttgttttatttaaaaattatggaaatatcatttattttgcttgtgacttactttattatcaaaagaactttaagcacgacttatcattttttatatttgtaataaattcttaaataagacgaatgttcaaaagttacaataaaatagtcaaacatctCACATTACGAAACAGATgtggtaaaatttaaaatttttaactttagatccatagttaattttggagatttgttattcgtagtttattttttaatacttataatacgtgtataattttttaatttataaatatatgtttggttttttatcgaAAAAACCAATCGGATCAACACCCACCCCCACCGAAACACACCTCTCCAAATGGATCGATTTCGATGTTGGGATGGTAATGTCGTTTAACTTTTCTAGTCATCTTACTAGTTTGAGGAAATTTATGTGTTATAAGCTGCCGATTTACAGTCGATTTGCCTTGCTGTTTGTTGTCTCACTCAGGTTAGACGTACTACCCGAAAGGCGAAAAAGAGACGTCATTTACTGTGAGATTTTGCTGTCATGGTAGTTGGGGAGGAGTTGATGACCAGAAGCTTGTTTTACTGTAATAATTGTGTTTAGTAGTAGGAGTAACATTTACTGCAGGCGGATGGATCATAAACTGACGGCGGAATTCAGGGTTAAAGCTTCAAAGGTAATCGTACAGGCAAAAGCGGCAATGGAAAAAGATATCTTACCGGCAAACAGTTCATTTCGGTAAAGTGTTTCTTTAACAGCTCATTCCGGTCCCGAGTTTGGTGATTAGCGATGCTATCAGCTCCCCTTTAAAAGACTGGTAGGAAGCTAGGTACTACGATTCTCGTTGTTTCACtggcttataaaccaaaatttgaatttttaactttaaatttaaaattatttttttaaaatttttattatagtttatttttagcctatgCTCTCTTTTAATGTGATCTGCACTTGAACACTGCTTTCGCCAGGTTACTGCTTCGAATTATTACTGACGAAAAATATGAAACTTCAAAAAGGGAGAGAATATAGATGTGTAACATGTGTGCCTCACTGGCTTCTAAAGTTCTACTGATATGTTTGGGTGATCTGCTCTTGTGGCTGATCTGATCATTTTTAAAGTCATAGCATCACATCTTTTatttctacttatgcttataagccaaaatttaacttttttacctTAAGAATTGATTTAGGGTctttttactgaagtttattttttatacttggcttttatatcgctaaaaatacatatataaaatttttatttacaaattacttttcatttgcaaatataccgtttactttttttaataaaaaaaccaaacaatcaaagAAATGAACTCTTTGACCAACCAAACTTCACTTTTAACTGAAGTGATAATATAAAAGACAAACGTACAGATTTACTAGCAGACAAGTCAAGTCTGGAGGCCATAACTACGCTCAGCCCAGACTCCACGGCAGTGTTTTTAGGTGTCATCCACATGCTAATTTCTGAAAGTCAGTAAAAGAAGACACAGCACAATTCTTGCCAGTTCTTAATCTTCTctttcatatttataattgcGCATAAAGCcacaaagagaaaaggaaaaaaaaaggtagggaAGTCACTTTCTTCTCGAGTTTTTTGCTTTTTCCATTTGAGAACAGCGGTAGATGAAAGTTAACTGTCAAGTACGACACGATTAGTCAcacaaagaaaaatcaaaataagtaCTACCGCACATCATTTTCCACGGTTTTTGAATGCCTGCCTGAAAACAGTACTCGAAAGTCTAAACCCACACTGCATTGCAATCAACCACAAACGAGACTAAGGTCCTCTTTAGttgtcaaaaattttctcccaaaaacatcacatcgaatctttaaaaatctagatagagcattaaacatgaatgaaacgaaaaactaattacatattacgtgaaaaatcacgagacgaatttttaaacataattagtccatgattagccataaatgctacagtaacctatatGCGCTagtaacggattaattatgctcaaaagattgtctcgcggtttctaggcgagccgtAAAATTCAATTCTTGTCAACAATCTCTTCCGACATTCGACCAaaatatccgatcaaacgtttaatgtgacactaaaaattttcatttcccaactaaacacccctaaaaaaacaaagtctgGATTCCACTGTAACAAACTGCAGGGAATCCTGAATCCTATGTCAGTTTGGCCTGTGGTTTGAATATTGGCAGCATCAGCATCAAACCACTCGAGTACAAAAGCTCCCCGTCAGATAATCTAGGGCGGCAGAACTGCAAACAGAATGGTATCAATACTAGTACTATAAACAATGTACACATGCTGGGGTCACGTAGCTACAGCGgccttttgttcttttcttctgaa
Encoded proteins:
- the LOC102718271 gene encoding uncharacterized protein LOC102718271; translation: MGNCCRSPAAAAREDVKTSHFPASAGGGGGKKKPHQARNGGGGAGGGGGGGEKKRLSVLGEEGCEVSGGIEEKYALDRELGRGEFGVTYLCMDRGTRELLACKSISKRKLRTPVDVEDVRREVAIMRHLPKSASIVSLREACEDDGAVHLVMELCEGGELFDRIVARGHYTERAAAAVTRTIVEVVQLCHRHGVIHRDLKPENFLFANKKENSPLKAIDFGLSIFFKPGEKFSEIVGSPYYMAPEVLKRNYGPEIDIWSAGVILYILLCGVPPFWAETEQGVAQAILRGNIDFKREPWPNVSDNAKDLVRQMLQPDPKLRLTAKQVLEHTWLQNAKKAPNVPLGDIVKSRLKQFSRMNRFKRRALRVIADHLSAEEVEDIKDMFKVMDTDNDGIVSYEELKSGIAKFGSHLAESEVQMLIEAVDTNGRGALDYGEFLAVSLHLQRMANDEHLRRAFLFFDKDGNGYIEPEELQEALVEDGAADIMEVVKDILQEVDTDKDGKISYEEFVAMMKTGTDWRKASRHYSRGRFNSLSIRLIKDGSVKLGNELAFWARSPGMSALGAEGAAMGFLPPTEHGFARSPPALREEEDEEVLAARSSADRGGRDGAGSGDPELPPLRMPTSYAALGGALDASPAGSSSSSDSFVSMSSTLSGLLNPYGVWSPRAPSEASSSEMEFGTAREYDTTDLFFGENWLYDDHLFHGKSGDDKSDDGDGEDKFIVGADSRAQWSEARELADGGGRHQVHRKANADAAVYTCSSAPCSCCYGVGKSDELLKDSCSAVYGRYLIMDDQTELLDECNADAFLFRRDGDAMLRSEQAMDLKGEDIELLDMSTVEKELQMLSPYLAMADALQKPELEHDSSGNGELDINIVKNEKTVDDKELLKNSYSIHSFPEIGDPLDVYETEDFGRTDTGAQNSTTTKIEEDARTDIDLALSKFHEEYEVFELRIFHRKNRTGFEENKEFPIVMNSVVGGRYRITEYLGSAAFSKVVRAHDLWTGMDVCLKIIKNDKDFFDQSLDEIKLLKFVNKYDPDDEHHILRLYDFFYYQEHLFIVTELLRANLYEFQKYNQESGDEVYFSLHRIQAIARQCLEALVYLHHLNIVHCDLKPENILMKSYSRCEIKVIDLGSSCFLTDNLSLYVQSRSYRAPEVILGLPYDQKIDIWSLGCILAELYTGEVLFPNESVQIILARMMGTIGPIDTEMLALGQDTQKYFTEDHDLFHRNEETDQLEYLIPEKTSLRRRLQCPDTKFVKFLSYLLQINPRKRPTASEALQHPWLSYVYR